The following coding sequences lie in one Candidatus Eremiobacterota bacterium genomic window:
- a CDS encoding flagellar hook-basal body protein → MNRAMFAAASGMAAQQTQLEIVADNLANADVAGFKGAAATFADVRAGTLGLGTIAVGKHAVFAQGKLVRSGGAFDVAIDGPGFFVVERGGARAYTRNGEFARESDGTLRNSAGWALSGVRIPADALAARVERDGRVVIDTPAVKGRVIAQMRLASFAAPEALRPLGATLFAATEASGRARLFAPGKHDGPAIAFGMLERSNVSIVEAMMQILGAQRAYEANAKGVQAADEMLRIANNLHRG, encoded by the coding sequence ATGAACCGCGCGATGTTCGCGGCGGCGAGCGGGATGGCGGCGCAGCAGACGCAGCTGGAGATCGTCGCCGACAACTTGGCGAACGCCGACGTCGCCGGCTTCAAGGGCGCGGCGGCGACGTTCGCCGACGTGCGCGCCGGAACGCTAGGCCTTGGCACGATCGCGGTCGGAAAGCACGCGGTCTTCGCGCAGGGCAAGCTGGTGCGCAGCGGCGGCGCGTTCGACGTCGCGATCGACGGGCCCGGGTTCTTCGTCGTCGAGCGCGGCGGTGCCCGAGCGTACACGCGCAACGGCGAGTTCGCGCGCGAGAGCGACGGAACGCTGCGCAACAGCGCGGGCTGGGCGCTGAGCGGCGTGCGCATCCCGGCCGACGCACTGGCGGCGCGGGTCGAGCGCGACGGGCGTGTCGTGATCGACACGCCGGCTGTGAAAGGGCGCGTGATCGCGCAGATGCGGCTGGCGTCGTTCGCGGCGCCGGAAGCACTGCGGCCGCTCGGGGCGACGCTGTTCGCGGCGACGGAGGCGTCGGGACGTGCGCGGTTGTTCGCGCCCGGTAAGCACGACGGACCGGCGATCGCGTTCGGGATGCTGGAGCGCTCGAACGTGTCGATCGTCGAGGCGATGATGCAGATTCTCGGCGCGCAGCGCGCGTACGAGGCGAACGCCAAGGGAGTGCAGGCGGCGGATGAGATGCTGCGCATCGCCAACAACCTCCACCGCGGCTGA
- a CDS encoding flagellar hook basal-body protein, translated as MRAARAQLEIATQNLANASTDGFRKALARVALTEGGLAVSERQSYEQGAVRTTGRRFDLALLGEGAFRVGEGLTREGAFARDRDGFLVDDRGRRLHGTRGVLRVSEDARIEPEGTVREGGRVVDRIPLPHGTRILAGALETSTVNPIGETLAILTAQRAFETAQKTLLAIDASREKAANDVARVQ; from the coding sequence ATGCGGGCCGCCCGCGCGCAGCTTGAGATAGCGACGCAGAACCTGGCCAACGCCTCCACCGACGGCTTCCGCAAGGCGCTCGCCCGGGTCGCGCTGACCGAAGGCGGCCTGGCCGTCTCCGAGCGGCAGTCATATGAGCAAGGAGCCGTGCGCACGACCGGCCGGCGCTTCGATCTGGCTTTGCTCGGTGAGGGTGCATTTCGGGTCGGCGAGGGACTCACCCGAGAAGGGGCGTTCGCGCGCGACCGGGACGGTTTTTTGGTGGACGACCGCGGCCGGCGGCTGCACGGGACGCGCGGGGTGCTGCGCGTCTCGGAGGACGCGCGCATCGAGCCGGAGGGCACGGTGCGCGAGGGCGGCCGGGTGGTGGATCGTATTCCGCTGCCGCACGGCACGCGGATCCTGGCCGGCGCGCTGGAGACGAGCACGGTGAACCCGATCGGCGAGACGTTGGCGATCCTCACCGCGCAGCGCGCGTTCGAAACGGCGCAGAAAACGCTGCTGGCGATCGACGCCTCACGCGAGAAAGCCGCGAACGACGTAGCCCGCGTGCAGTAG